DNA from Amorphoplanes friuliensis DSM 7358:
TTGACCGTGTCGAGGACGAGCAGCCCGCCCGGGCGCAGCACCCGGCACAGCTCGGCGACCGTGCCCGGCAGGTCGGTGACGTGCTCGAGGATCTCGCCGGCGACCACGACGTCGGCCGCGCCGTCGGCCAGCGGGAGCGCCGTCACGTCACCTGTCACCGGAGTCACACCCCGGCTCGCCGACTGCTCCAGGCCCGAGCGACGGAGATCCACGCCGACGTGCCGGTAACCGAGCCGCTGCACGTGCGGCGCCAGCAGACCACCGCCGCAGCCGGCGTCGACCAGGACCGCCTCCGGGCGCTCGGCCCGCGGCACCAGCGCACCCCGCGCAGCCGCCAGCCAGTGCAGGATCTCGAAGTGTCCCCCGGGCCGCCACCACTCACCCGCCAGGTCGTCGTACTGACGGGGGTCGTTGCGGGGGAGCAAGCGCATGTGATCGAGCGTGGCATGCGCGGGTCACAACCACCACACTGCTTTCATGTCCGGACCCGTCTCTCTGCTCAAGGCCTCCCACCCCGAACCGGGCGGAGCCGTCACGCTGGCCATGACCCTGCTCGCGATCGGGGTCGGGCACCGGGGCTGGGCGGTGCTCGGCGTCGCCGCGGCGATCGGGGCCACGCAGCTGTCCGTCGGCTGGGTCAACGACTGGCTGGACGCCGACCGTGACCGGGTGGCCGGGCGCACGGACAAGCCCGTGGCCTCGGGCGTCGTCTCCCGCCGTACCGTGGGGATCTCGGGGTTGATCGCGTCCCTGGCCATCCCCCTGCTGGGCCTGCCGTTCGGCGCGGCCGCGACGGTCTGCATCACGCTCGTCGGCATCTTCGCGCTGCTCTACGACTGGCCGCTGAAATCCACGGCCCTGTCCGTGGTCCCCTACCTGGTGGCGTTCGGCCTGATGCCGGCGTTCGTGGTGATCGCGCTGCCGGGTCACCCGTGGCCGCCCGCCTGGCTGGTCGCGGCGGGAGCGCTGCTCGGCGGTGGCGCCCACTTCGCCAACGTGCTGCCGGACCTCGCCGACGACGCCGCGACCGGTGTGGTCGGCCTCCCGCATCGCATCGGCGCGACCTGGTCGCGGATCGCGGCCGGCGGCCTGTTGCTGGCCGCGACCCTCACCCTGGTCTTCGGACCCCCCGGACCACCGTCGTGGCCCGGCATCGCGGCCGCCGCGGCCGCCGTCGTGGTCCTCCCCCTCGGTTGGTACGCCGGCAGGCGCGAAGCCGCCCGTGGTGCACGCCAGGTGGCGATGTTCCGTTCCGTGATCGTCGTGGCCCTGCTGGACGTGGTCCTGCTCGTGTTCAGCGGCCGGGTGGTGTGAATGGACGGGTCGGCGTACGCGCCGGATCTACGACCTCTACGCTGATCCGAGGAGCCTTGTACAAAGCCGCGTTTCTTGGAGGACTGTGATGCGCTCGCTGGGATCCCGCCGCGCCGCCCTCGTCACGGGTGTCGCTGCGGTGGCCGCCGTCGCGCTCGCCGGCTGCAGTGCCGGCCAGGTTGCCGAGACCGCCCTGAAGCGGCCCTCGAACATGGGCGTCAACGCGGACAGCTCCGACAAGAGCGTCTACATCCGCAACCTCTCCGTGCAATATCCGGGCACGGCCGGCTACGCGGCGGGTGACAGCGCGCCGCTGGAGCTGGGCATC
Protein-coding regions in this window:
- a CDS encoding UbiA family prenyltransferase translates to MSGPVSLLKASHPEPGGAVTLAMTLLAIGVGHRGWAVLGVAAAIGATQLSVGWVNDWLDADRDRVAGRTDKPVASGVVSRRTVGISGLIASLAIPLLGLPFGAAATVCITLVGIFALLYDWPLKSTALSVVPYLVAFGLMPAFVVIALPGHPWPPAWLVAAGALLGGGAHFANVLPDLADDAATGVVGLPHRIGATWSRIAAGGLLLAATLTLVFGPPGPPSWPGIAAAAAAVVVLPLGWYAGRREAARGARQVAMFRSVIVVALLDVVLLVFSGRVV
- a CDS encoding methyltransferase domain-containing protein, coding for MRLLPRNDPRQYDDLAGEWWRPGGHFEILHWLAAARGALVPRAERPEAVLVDAGCGGGLLAPHVQRLGYRHVGVDLRRSGLEQSASRGVTPVTGDVTALPLADGAADVVVAGEILEHVTDLPGTVAELCRVLRPGGLLVLDTVNDTPVGRFVTVTLGERFGAAPVGIHDPELFVDPGELTAECAKHGVRLQVRGLRPSTIGLVRWLFLPKGTRSRPLGRMIPTRSTAVVYQGMGRKQGESR